The Anomalospiza imberbis isolate Cuckoo-Finch-1a 21T00152 chromosome 7, ASM3175350v1, whole genome shotgun sequence genome has a window encoding:
- the ACVR1C gene encoding activin receptor type-1C, translating to MRGAPGSALRAALPLLGAAVSLCAGLQCVCQLCEHTNFTCHTEGACWASVMLANGREEVVKSCVSLPELNAQVFCHSSKNITKTECCYTDFCNNITLRLPLAAAEAAGRAGRRPAALAAAVAVPLCALGLLAGLLATARGRRRRGAKPPNVEEPLCEGSLLGSGKTLKDLISDMTTSGSGSGLPLLVQRTIARTIVLQEIVGKGRFGEVWHGKWCGEDVAVKIFSSRDERSWFREAEIYQTVMLRHENILGFIAADNKDNGTWTQLWLVSEYHEQGSLFDYLNRGTVTVQGMVRLALSVASGLAHLHMEIVGTQGKPAIAHRDLKSKNILVKRNETCAIADLGLAVKHDSVLNTIDIPQNPRVGTRRYMAPEILDDAMNTSIFESFKRADIYSLGLVYWEIARRCSVGGITEEYQLPYYDLVPSDPSIEDMRRVVCEQKLRPSIPNQWQSCEALRVLGRLMRECWRASGAARLTALRVKKTISQLCVPEDSKA from the exons ATGCGGGGCGCGCCCGGCTCCGCGCTGCgggcggcgctgccgctgctggGCGCCGCCGTGTCCCTCTGCGCAG GCCTGCAGTGCGTGTGCCAGCTGTGCGAGCACACCAACTTCACCTGCCACACGGAGGGCGCCTGCTGGGCCTCGGTCATGCTGGCCAACGGGCGCGAGGAGGTGGTCAAGTCCTGCGTGTCCCTGCCCGAGCTCAACGCCCAGGTCTTCTGCCACAGCTCCAAGAACATCACCAAGACCGAGTGCTGCTACACCGACTTCTGCAACAACATCACGCTGCGCCTGCCCCTGG CGGCGGCGGAGGCtgcgggccgggcggggcggcgcccggcggcgctggcggcggcggtggcggtGCCGCTCTgcgccctggggctgctggccgGGCTGCTGGCCACggcccggggccggcggcgccgcggggcCAAGCCGCCCAACGTGGAGGAGCCGCTCTGCGAGGGCAGCCTGCTGGGCTCCGGGAAGACGCTGAAGGATCTCATCTCCGACATGACGACctccggctccggctccg GCCTGCCTCTGCTGGTCCAGAGAACCATCGCCAGGACGATTGTCCTGCAGGAAATCGTGGGAAAAGGACGGTTTGGCGAAGTCTGGCATGGGAAGTGGTGCGGGGAGGATGTGGCCGTGAAAATCTTCTCCTCCAGAGACGAGCGGTCCTGGTTCCGGGAGGCAGAGATCTACCAGACGGTCATGCTGAGGCATGAAAACATCCTGGGCTTCATTGCTGCTGACAACAAGG ATAATGGGACGTGGACTCAGCTGTGGCTTGTCTCCGAGTACCACGAGCAGGGCTCGCTGTTCGACTACCTGAACAGAGGCACGGTGACGGTGCAGGGCATGGTCAGGTTGGCACTGTCAGTGGCCAGTGGCCTGGCCCACCTCCACATGGAGATCGTTGGCACGCAAG GGAAGCCAGCGATCGCACACCGGGATCTGAAATCCAAGAACATCCTGGTGAAGAGGAACGAGACCTGCGCCATCGCCGACCTGGGGCTGGCGGTGAAGCACGACTCGGTGCTGAACACCATCGACATCCCCCAGAACCCCCGCGTGGGCACCAGGAG GTACATGGCCCCCGAGATCCTGGACGACGCGATGAACACGAGCATCTTTGAGTCCTTCAAGCGTGCAGACATCTACTCCCTGGGGCTGGTGTACTGGGAGATCGCCCGGAGGTGCTCTGTTGGAG GAATCACTGAGGAATACCAGTTGCCTTACTACGACCTTGTGCCTTCTGATCCTTCCATAGAAGATATGAGAAGGGTTGTCTGTGAACAGAAGCTCAGACCAAGTATTCCAAACCAGTGGCAAAGCTGTGAG GCGCTGCGGGTGCTGGGCCGGCTGATGCGGGAGTGTTGGCGTGCCAGCGGCGCTGCGCGTCTCACCGCGCTGCGCGTCAAGAAGACGATCTCGCAGCTCTGCGTGCCCGAGGACTCCAAAGCCTGA